In Picosynechococcus sp. PCC 7002, the following are encoded in one genomic region:
- a CDS encoding ABC transporter ATP-binding protein, translating into MQSQSLLVTENLTVGYQRRALLQDLNVAIAQGQFVCLVGANGSGKSTLIRTLAGLESPQAGQVWLNGTPLTALNAAQRAQRLSLVLTERVDLPWMSVTELVALGRYPYTDWQGRLGPTDRQIVREAIAAVGLTNLQAQPLNNISDGERQKAMIARALAQATDLMLLDEPTAYLDVPRRVEVMQLLRFLAHQQGRTVLMSTHDLDLALRSADQLWLITPSQRLVVGTPEELALEGYLGTTFSSDRFYFDQMSGQFQLQYQRRSPIQFTGQGLAATWTERALTRLGV; encoded by the coding sequence TTGCAGTCCCAATCTTTATTGGTGACGGAAAATTTAACGGTGGGCTACCAACGGCGTGCCTTACTTCAAGATCTCAATGTGGCGATCGCCCAGGGACAGTTTGTCTGTTTAGTGGGGGCGAATGGATCGGGAAAATCGACTTTGATTCGGACGTTGGCGGGTCTGGAGTCCCCCCAAGCGGGTCAGGTTTGGCTGAATGGGACACCCTTGACGGCCCTCAATGCGGCCCAGCGCGCCCAACGCCTGAGCTTGGTTTTAACGGAACGGGTTGATCTCCCTTGGATGTCGGTTACAGAACTGGTTGCCCTGGGGCGTTATCCCTATACCGATTGGCAAGGGCGTTTGGGGCCAACGGATCGACAGATTGTCCGGGAGGCGATCGCCGCTGTTGGTTTAACGAACCTCCAGGCCCAACCCCTGAATAACATTAGCGACGGGGAAAGACAAAAAGCGATGATTGCGCGGGCCTTGGCCCAGGCGACGGATTTAATGTTGCTGGATGAACCGACGGCCTATCTCGATGTACCTCGTCGAGTGGAAGTGATGCAATTGTTGCGGTTTTTGGCGCACCAACAAGGGCGCACCGTTTTGATGTCTACCCATGACCTCGATTTAGCCCTGCGGAGTGCGGATCAGCTCTGGCTCATTACCCCCAGCCAAAGGTTAGTAGTGGGTACACCGGAGGAATTAGCCCTAGAGGGATATTTGGGGACAACTTTTAGTAGCGATCGCTTTTATTTTGATCAAATGAGTGGTCAGTTTCAGTTACAGTACCAGCGGCGATCGCCCATCCAATTCACCGGCCAAGGCTTGGCGGCCACCTGGACAGAACGCGCCTTGACGCGTCTGGGGGTTTGA
- a CDS encoding Fur family transcriptional regulator, whose translation MLVPSYDVSALKTELNAKGWRLTPQREKILRTFLNLPKGEHLSAEDLHNELLEQGEKISLSTVYRSVKLMTRMGILRELELAEGHKHYELNQSQAHHHHLVCVQCNKTIEFEDVAINKHSIAQCQQQGFELLDCQLTITTICPEARLMGWPSALPHDWVCSREKAQTHLH comes from the coding sequence ATGCTGGTACCTTCCTACGACGTAAGCGCCCTCAAGACCGAACTCAATGCTAAAGGATGGCGGTTAACGCCCCAGCGGGAAAAAATTCTCCGCACCTTTCTAAATTTGCCGAAGGGTGAACACCTCAGCGCTGAAGATTTGCACAATGAGTTATTGGAGCAAGGGGAAAAAATTAGTCTCTCAACGGTGTACCGTAGCGTAAAACTCATGACCCGCATGGGCATTTTACGGGAGCTAGAGCTCGCCGAGGGCCACAAACATTATGAGCTGAACCAATCCCAAGCCCACCACCACCATTTGGTCTGTGTCCAGTGCAATAAAACCATTGAGTTTGAGGATGTCGCGATCAACAAACACAGCATTGCCCAATGCCAACAGCAGGGTTTTGAGTTACTCGACTGCCAGTTAACCATCACCACCATTTGTCCGGAGGCCCGCTTGATGGGTTGGCCCTCGGCGCTCCCCCATGATTGGGTCTGTTCGCGGGAAAAAGCCCAAACCCATCTCCATTAA
- a CDS encoding nucleotide-binding protein produces the protein MRAIAIFSPSRRSGKSWLITALARSLTRQGLRVVPFQSQTEITKGYRVSADAEVSQSAAWQAWAAKIQPTTHLNPVLLKACSPPGESKPKFQLLIQGRGIGTVKRTAYYDSYYDIARPLIRECLMALPPKYDVLLFDSYRDSLYHPLTSDTDQNFEILKGLEAPVTGIILIDCTHEGAINQLWGLWQRLSPENRQLIRGVIFNQWQGDRPQETQTSQWVKTYLKRPVLGYIRPLQNLAFDPESLCTTVAHNPVNLPQNKLRLQVIQLPHLCPYADFDALMGEASVQLEFINPTETLGYPDAVIVPHTSQAIADLDYLHKYGYPQQLQQYVNAGGTVIGIGNGANLLSKKIALPSGDFQPALGLTPFDSQPHTKAALFPAETFSRFPFPNLPLSGMTLPCDILNYAPSSGYTQLFETPNLGLVNQSQNIWAVYLQGLFNNGPWCRFWLNALRQKRGLSSLPTGIANFNERQEAILEALANHLEQYVDPTILLEDAD, from the coding sequence ATGCGGGCGATCGCCATTTTTAGCCCTAGTCGTCGGTCTGGAAAATCATGGTTAATTACGGCGCTGGCCCGTTCCCTAACTCGGCAGGGGTTGCGAGTTGTTCCTTTCCAAAGTCAAACGGAAATCACAAAAGGTTATCGGGTCAGTGCCGACGCAGAAGTCAGTCAATCAGCGGCTTGGCAAGCGTGGGCCGCAAAAATTCAACCAACAACCCATCTCAACCCAGTTTTACTAAAAGCCTGTAGTCCCCCTGGTGAATCAAAGCCTAAATTTCAACTGCTGATTCAAGGGCGGGGGATTGGTACTGTCAAACGAACAGCTTACTACGATAGCTATTACGATATTGCGCGACCGCTGATTCGAGAATGTTTGATGGCATTGCCGCCGAAATACGATGTGCTGCTATTCGATAGCTATCGCGACAGTCTTTACCATCCCCTCACCAGCGATACCGACCAAAATTTTGAGATTCTCAAGGGTTTAGAGGCGCCCGTCACGGGTATTATTTTGATTGACTGCACCCATGAAGGGGCCATTAATCAGCTTTGGGGCCTCTGGCAACGGCTTTCCCCAGAAAATCGTCAACTGATTCGGGGGGTAATCTTCAATCAGTGGCAAGGCGATCGCCCCCAAGAAACCCAAACCAGTCAGTGGGTCAAAACGTATCTCAAACGACCCGTCCTCGGCTATATTCGGCCTCTCCAAAATCTGGCCTTTGACCCCGAAAGCCTCTGTACTACCGTTGCCCATAACCCTGTCAATTTACCCCAAAATAAACTGCGCTTGCAGGTAATCCAGCTCCCTCACCTCTGTCCCTATGCAGACTTTGATGCCCTGATGGGTGAGGCTTCGGTACAGTTGGAGTTTATTAATCCGACCGAGACCCTGGGTTATCCCGATGCGGTGATTGTGCCCCACACCAGCCAGGCGATCGCCGACCTCGACTATCTCCACAAATACGGCTATCCCCAACAGCTGCAGCAATATGTCAATGCAGGCGGCACGGTGATAGGGATCGGCAATGGTGCTAATCTCCTCAGTAAAAAAATTGCCCTCCCCAGTGGCGATTTTCAACCAGCCCTCGGTTTAACGCCCTTTGATAGCCAACCCCATACCAAGGCCGCCCTCTTCCCCGCCGAAACATTTTCGCGGTTCCCCTTTCCAAATCTTCCCCTGAGCGGCATGACCCTCCCCTGTGACATCCTGAACTATGCTCCCAGTAGCGGTTATACCCAACTCTTTGAAACCCCAAATTTGGGTCTTGTTAACCAAAGTCAAAACATCTGGGCCGTCTACTTGCAAGGTTTGTTTAATAATGGCCCCTGGTGTCGCTTTTGGCTCAATGCCCTCCGCCAAAAACGGGGCCTCTCTTCTCTACCGACAGGTATTGCTAATTTCAACGAACGGCAAGAAGCAATCCTCGAAGCCCTCGCCAATCACCTTGAGCAATATGTTGATCCGACGATTTTATTAGAGGATGCCGATTAA
- a CDS encoding Npun_F0494 family protein has protein sequence MTQVFTPKPIQYAPETIQRALVAFACTPLRWELLAAMKDQSVALPDIAGEAGLRASYSGRSLPEGAVEELMMWLIQVGLLRREVDGQGLTDSFRLTPLGRQVLAQWQAAPQAVKVSWLARCQNALQRWLSRFSV, from the coding sequence ATGACCCAAGTTTTTACACCAAAACCCATTCAATACGCTCCTGAAACAATACAGCGGGCACTGGTGGCTTTTGCTTGCACACCGCTCCGGTGGGAACTGCTGGCAGCGATGAAAGATCAGAGTGTGGCGCTCCCTGATATTGCTGGAGAAGCTGGACTCCGGGCGAGTTATAGTGGGCGATCGCTGCCGGAAGGGGCCGTGGAAGAGTTGATGATGTGGCTGATTCAAGTGGGATTGCTCCGGCGGGAGGTCGATGGTCAAGGTTTGACAGATAGTTTTCGCTTAACGCCTCTGGGTCGTCAGGTGTTGGCCCAATGGCAAGCGGCCCCCCAGGCGGTAAAGGTGTCGTGGTTGGCTCGGTGCCAAAATGCTTTACAACGTTGGCTGAGTCGGTTTTCGGTCTAG
- the bchB gene encoding ferredoxin:protochlorophyllide reductase (ATP-dependent) subunit B — protein sequence MKLAYWMYAGPAHIGTLRIASSFKNVHAIMHAPLGDDYFNVMRSMLERERNFTPVTASIVDRNVLARGSQEKVVDNIVRKDQEERPDLIVLTPTCTSSILQEDLENFVARAQLDAQGDVILADVNHYRVNELQAGDRTLQQIVQFYINKARKKGDLATEKTPQPSVNIIGISTLGFHNNHDIRELKTLMAELGISVNLVIPDKASVHDLKKLPQAWFNLVPYRELGLPTAKYLEQEFDQPYVDITPMGVVETARCIRAIQGAINDQGATADYEAFIEEQTLHVSQAAWFSRSIDCQNLTGKKAIVFGDNTHAVAMTKILAREMGIHVVLAGTYCKYDADWFRQEVSEYCDEILISEDHGEIADAIARLEPAAIFGTQMERHVGKRLNIPCGVIAAPIHIQNFPIGYRPFVGYEGTNQIADLVYNSFTLGMEDHLLEIFGGHDTKEVITTTMSASSDLNWTTEAQGQLNKVPGFVRGKVKRNTEKYARAQGLSEISLEVLYAAKESVGA from the coding sequence ATGAAACTTGCCTATTGGATGTATGCAGGCCCAGCCCACATCGGCACATTACGCATTGCCAGTTCTTTTAAAAATGTCCATGCGATTATGCACGCTCCCCTAGGCGACGATTACTTTAATGTGATGCGTTCGATGTTAGAACGGGAACGCAATTTCACCCCTGTCACCGCCAGCATTGTGGATCGGAATGTTCTGGCACGGGGCTCCCAAGAAAAAGTTGTTGATAATATTGTCCGCAAGGATCAAGAGGAACGACCCGATTTAATTGTCTTGACCCCCACTTGCACTTCAAGCATTCTCCAGGAAGACCTCGAAAATTTCGTCGCCCGCGCCCAATTGGATGCCCAGGGAGACGTCATCTTGGCGGATGTGAACCACTACCGGGTTAATGAACTCCAGGCTGGCGATCGCACCCTCCAGCAAATTGTCCAGTTTTATATCAATAAAGCAAGAAAAAAAGGTGACTTAGCCACGGAGAAAACCCCGCAACCGTCGGTGAATATTATTGGGATTTCGACCCTTGGTTTCCACAACAACCACGACATCCGCGAACTAAAGACTTTGATGGCCGAGTTGGGGATTAGTGTGAATTTAGTAATTCCTGACAAAGCCTCTGTCCACGATTTGAAAAAATTGCCCCAGGCCTGGTTTAACCTTGTGCCCTACCGGGAATTGGGCCTGCCCACGGCAAAATATTTAGAACAAGAATTTGACCAACCCTATGTGGACATTACACCGATGGGCGTTGTGGAAACGGCCCGTTGCATCCGCGCGATCCAGGGAGCGATTAATGACCAGGGAGCCACGGCAGATTATGAAGCCTTTATCGAAGAACAAACCCTCCATGTGTCCCAGGCCGCTTGGTTTAGTCGTTCCATTGATTGCCAAAATTTAACGGGCAAAAAGGCGATTGTCTTTGGGGATAATACCCACGCTGTGGCAATGACGAAAATTCTGGCGCGGGAAATGGGCATCCATGTGGTGCTGGCGGGAACTTATTGTAAATATGATGCTGACTGGTTCCGTCAAGAGGTGAGCGAATACTGTGATGAGATTTTAATTAGCGAAGATCATGGCGAAATTGCTGATGCGATCGCCCGCCTAGAACCTGCTGCCATTTTCGGTACCCAGATGGAACGCCACGTGGGTAAGCGGCTGAATATTCCCTGTGGCGTGATCGCCGCCCCGATCCACATCCAAAACTTCCCCATTGGTTATCGGCCTTTCGTGGGTTATGAGGGCACTAACCAAATCGCGGATCTGGTTTATAACTCCTTTACCCTAGGCATGGAAGACCATTTGCTCGAAATTTTCGGCGGCCACGATACCAAGGAAGTCATTACCACAACCATGTCGGCCAGTTCTGATCTGAATTGGACAACGGAAGCCCAGGGACAACTGAACAAAGTCCCCGGATTTGTGCGGGGCAAGGTGAAGCGCAACACCGAAAAATATGCCCGCGCCCAGGGACTGAGTGAAATTTCCCTGGAAGTGCTCTACGCCGCTAAGGAGTCTGTCGGTGCTTAA
- the fmt gene encoding methionyl-tRNA formyltransferase encodes MLKVVFFGTPQFAVPYLEALLNHPDIEVLGVVTQPDKRRGRGSQLIPSAVKKVAIAHDLPVWQPKRIKKDPETLAILENLQADVFAVVAYGQLLSPQILQMPRLGCVNGHGSLLPKYRGAAPIQWSLVQGETVTGMTTMLMDEGMDTGAMLLKAETPIDLWDNAHDLAVKLATSGAALLTETLIQLAQGKITPIPQDPDQATYAPLIQKEDFQLDWQKGAIALHNQVRGFYPNCLTTCRDKPLKVLETIPLVPECFAQYPAAYEPLKEFVGNTGKVGEIVAIAKKFGPIIQTGDGLLLLKQVQPSGKKPQSGWDMVNGMRLTVGESLG; translated from the coding sequence ATGCTTAAAGTTGTCTTTTTCGGTACGCCTCAGTTTGCAGTGCCCTACCTAGAAGCCCTTTTGAACCACCCGGACATTGAAGTGCTGGGGGTCGTTACCCAACCGGATAAGCGGCGAGGTCGGGGCAGTCAACTGATTCCGTCGGCGGTAAAAAAGGTGGCGATCGCCCATGATCTCCCCGTCTGGCAACCGAAGCGCATCAAAAAAGATCCTGAAACCTTAGCGATTCTCGAAAACCTCCAAGCCGATGTGTTTGCGGTGGTCGCCTACGGGCAGTTGCTCTCGCCGCAAATCCTCCAGATGCCCCGGCTCGGCTGTGTCAATGGCCATGGTTCCCTGTTGCCGAAATATCGCGGCGCCGCGCCGATCCAGTGGAGTCTCGTCCAGGGGGAAACGGTGACGGGGATGACCACCATGCTCATGGATGAGGGGATGGATACCGGGGCAATGCTCCTCAAGGCTGAAACGCCCATTGATCTTTGGGACAATGCCCATGATTTGGCAGTGAAATTAGCGACCTCCGGGGCGGCTTTATTGACAGAAACGCTCATTCAACTGGCTCAAGGAAAAATCACCCCCATCCCCCAGGATCCAGACCAAGCCACCTATGCGCCGTTGATTCAGAAAGAAGATTTTCAGCTAGATTGGCAAAAAGGGGCGATCGCCTTACATAACCAAGTGCGCGGTTTTTATCCCAACTGCCTCACCACCTGCCGCGATAAACCGTTAAAAGTGTTAGAAACGATCCCCCTCGTGCCGGAATGTTTTGCGCAATATCCCGCAGCATATGAACCCCTCAAGGAATTTGTTGGGAACACAGGGAAGGTTGGGGAAATTGTGGCGATCGCCAAAAAATTTGGGCCAATCATCCAAACGGGGGACGGACTTTTGTTGCTCAAACAGGTGCAACCCAGCGGCAAAAAACCCCAGTCCGGTTGGGATATGGTCAATGGGATGCGCCTAACTGTCGGTGAATCCTTGGGCTAG
- a CDS encoding HhoA/HhoB/HtrA family serine endopeptidase, protein MRRSKFVQRFTTHIVALCVGCAITFGAMQGSSQTLNQPLADTNPPQEVAAVPVAAGRSFVADAVARTGQAVVRLDTEKTVVRRFQDPFMNDPFFREFFGDRFGMQFPDEQRQVLTGQGSGFITDRSGVILTNAHVVSGADRVTVTLKDGRSFEGEVKGTDEVTDLAVVKIDPKNESIPVAPLGDSGSVQVGDWAIAVGNPVGLNNTVTLGIISTLERSSAQAGIPDKRVDFLQTDAAINPGNSGGPLLNADGEVIGINTAIRRDAMGIGFAIPINKAKDLEPTLAAGKEVPHPFIGIRMVSLTPEMAKENNADPNSIVLLPEVNGALVLGVVPGSPAETAGLRRGDVITKINGKAIANAQQLQETVEQSGVDASLKVELRRGDRTSELTLRTAQMQGVS, encoded by the coding sequence ATGAGACGATCAAAATTTGTCCAACGATTTACAACCCACATTGTTGCCCTCTGTGTGGGCTGTGCCATTACCTTCGGGGCAATGCAAGGCTCTAGCCAAACCCTCAACCAACCTTTAGCTGATACCAATCCGCCCCAGGAAGTGGCAGCGGTACCCGTAGCAGCAGGTCGAAGTTTTGTCGCCGATGCGGTGGCCAGGACAGGGCAAGCGGTAGTGCGTCTAGACACAGAAAAAACCGTGGTGCGCCGCTTCCAGGACCCGTTTATGAATGATCCATTTTTCCGGGAGTTTTTTGGCGATCGCTTTGGGATGCAATTTCCCGATGAACAACGTCAGGTGCTCACCGGACAAGGATCTGGGTTTATTACAGATCGGTCTGGGGTGATCCTCACCAACGCCCATGTTGTGAGCGGTGCTGATCGAGTTACCGTAACGCTAAAAGATGGCCGCAGCTTTGAAGGGGAAGTAAAGGGTACCGACGAAGTAACTGATTTGGCCGTCGTGAAAATTGACCCCAAAAATGAGTCTATTCCCGTGGCTCCCCTCGGTGATTCTGGGTCTGTGCAGGTGGGTGACTGGGCGATCGCCGTAGGGAATCCGGTGGGTTTAAACAATACTGTTACCCTCGGCATTATCAGTACCCTAGAACGGTCTTCGGCCCAGGCAGGAATTCCCGATAAGCGGGTCGATTTTCTCCAGACCGATGCCGCCATTAACCCTGGTAACTCCGGTGGCCCCCTCCTCAACGCCGACGGTGAAGTGATTGGGATTAACACCGCGATCCGCCGGGATGCCATGGGCATTGGATTTGCGATCCCGATCAACAAAGCCAAGGATCTTGAACCCACCCTCGCCGCTGGGAAAGAAGTACCCCATCCCTTCATCGGGATTCGGATGGTGAGCCTCACCCCAGAAATGGCCAAGGAAAATAATGCTGACCCCAATTCCATCGTGCTCTTACCGGAAGTGAACGGAGCGCTGGTGCTGGGTGTGGTGCCGGGTAGTCCAGCGGAAACAGCGGGTCTGCGTCGGGGCGATGTGATTACAAAAATCAACGGTAAGGCGATCGCCAATGCCCAACAACTCCAGGAAACCGTTGAACAGAGTGGCGTTGATGCTAGCTTGAAGGTGGAACTGCGCCGGGGCGATCGCACCTCAGAGCTCACCTTGAGAACAGCACAAATGCAAGGGGTTTCATAA
- a CDS encoding DUF29 domain-containing protein, whose translation MVQTPRIPDITYDQDYQLWLQQTLEKLRLRDYMAVDWEHLIDEIESMGKRDRHRLKSNLIILLMHLLQWDFQAEKRSGSWESTIIEHRRRIIDELEDSPSLRPYLQQILASAYTTARQRTKAETGLSQDSFPQESPYDLEQILGLG comes from the coding sequence ATGGTTCAAACGCCTAGGATTCCCGACATCACCTACGACCAAGATTATCAACTTTGGCTGCAACAGACCCTCGAAAAATTGCGCCTCCGGGATTATATGGCCGTCGATTGGGAACATCTAATTGATGAAATAGAATCGATGGGTAAACGCGATCGCCACCGCCTCAAGAGTAATTTGATCATTTTGTTGATGCACTTACTACAGTGGGACTTTCAGGCAGAGAAACGTTCTGGTAGCTGGGAGTCAACGATCATTGAGCACCGTCGCCGCATTATTGACGAGTTAGAAGATTCTCCGAGTTTGCGGCCCTATTTACAGCAGATTTTAGCCTCTGCCTACACCACGGCACGGCAACGGACAAAGGCAGAAACAGGTTTATCCCAAGACAGCTTTCCCCAGGAATCTCCCTACGATCTAGAACAGATTCTTGGTTTGGGTTAA
- the proS gene encoding proline--tRNA ligase: protein MRLSQSLFVTLREDPADAEIPSHKLLLRAGYIRRIGRGIYAYLPLMWRVLQKVSQIVREEMNATGAQETLLPQLQPAEIWQESGRWDTYTQAEGIMFSLRDRLDGELGLGPTHEEVITTIAKDMIRSYRQLPQHLYQIQTKFRDEIRPRFGLMRGREFIMKDGYSFHASEECLKKTYADMDQAYRNMLRRCGLQFRAVEADSGAIGGSGSQEFMILADAGEDEILYTEDEKYAANTEKAVSLPVEAIASPFNSFEKRETPNTATIESLCKFLNCSPTCVVKNVLYQVVYNNGKTVLALISIRGDQDVNEVKLQNELTKLAPNYDAKTVISLTVPDADAQQKWAAKSLPLGYISPALADDCIAKNKAVSGEFLRLVDPTAATLENFVTGADETNYHVLGANWGTEFKLPPLQVDVRLAKAGDRAVHDPTQILQTARGIEAGHIFQLGTKYSEAMGATFTDENGKEHPLVMGCYGVGVSRLAQAAVEQSYDENGIIWPVAIAPYHAVVVVPNVKSEEQMAAAEKLYADLNAAGVETILDDRNERAGVKFKDAELIGIPFRVVTGKSLKDGKVEVVRRKEGDRQDLDLDAVVATLKNWVEAAGQ, encoded by the coding sequence ATGCGCCTTTCCCAAAGTCTGTTCGTTACCCTCCGAGAAGATCCCGCCGATGCGGAGATTCCTAGCCATAAGCTCCTGCTGCGGGCCGGCTATATCCGGCGGATTGGGCGGGGGATTTATGCTTATCTACCGTTAATGTGGCGCGTGCTCCAGAAGGTATCCCAGATCGTCCGGGAAGAGATGAATGCCACCGGTGCCCAGGAAACCCTGTTACCCCAGTTGCAACCCGCAGAGATTTGGCAAGAATCGGGCCGTTGGGATACCTATACCCAGGCAGAAGGGATTATGTTTTCCCTGCGCGATCGCCTGGATGGAGAGTTGGGTTTAGGGCCGACCCACGAGGAAGTGATTACCACCATTGCCAAGGACATGATCCGCTCCTATCGGCAGTTGCCCCAGCATTTGTACCAGATTCAGACGAAATTCCGCGATGAGATTCGACCCCGGTTTGGCCTGATGCGCGGGCGGGAATTTATCATGAAAGACGGCTACTCGTTCCATGCTTCCGAGGAATGCCTCAAAAAAACCTACGCAGACATGGATCAGGCCTACCGCAATATGTTGCGTCGCTGTGGTTTACAATTCCGGGCGGTAGAAGCAGACTCTGGGGCCATTGGTGGTTCTGGTTCCCAGGAATTTATGATCCTCGCCGATGCCGGGGAAGACGAAATTCTCTACACCGAAGACGAAAAGTATGCCGCCAATACCGAGAAAGCCGTGTCTCTACCCGTTGAGGCGATCGCCTCTCCCTTCAACAGTTTTGAAAAGCGTGAAACCCCGAACACAGCCACCATCGAATCCCTGTGTAAGTTCCTAAATTGTTCCCCCACTTGTGTCGTTAAAAATGTCCTTTATCAGGTGGTTTATAACAATGGCAAAACAGTTTTAGCCTTAATTTCAATTCGAGGCGATCAAGATGTCAACGAAGTTAAATTGCAAAATGAATTGACAAAATTAGCGCCTAATTACGATGCCAAAACTGTCATTTCCTTAACAGTTCCCGATGCCGATGCTCAACAAAAATGGGCCGCAAAATCATTACCTTTAGGCTACATTTCCCCAGCTTTAGCAGATGATTGTATTGCTAAAAATAAAGCGGTTTCAGGCGAATTTCTGCGCTTAGTTGATCCCACTGCGGCGACATTAGAAAACTTTGTCACGGGTGCCGATGAAACGAATTACCATGTCCTCGGTGCAAACTGGGGCACAGAGTTTAAGCTACCTCCATTGCAAGTGGATGTGCGGTTAGCAAAGGCAGGCGATCGCGCTGTCCATGATCCGACCCAAATCCTCCAAACAGCGCGGGGCATCGAAGCGGGTCACATTTTCCAACTGGGGACAAAATATTCCGAGGCTATGGGGGCCACCTTTACCGACGAAAATGGTAAAGAACACCCCCTGGTGATGGGCTGCTATGGGGTTGGCGTTTCCCGTCTGGCCCAGGCCGCCGTGGAGCAATCCTACGATGAAAATGGCATTATCTGGCCCGTGGCGATCGCCCCCTACCATGCCGTGGTAGTCGTGCCCAATGTTAAGAGTGAAGAACAGATGGCAGCCGCAGAAAAACTCTATGCTGATCTCAACGCCGCTGGGGTTGAAACCATCCTTGATGACCGCAACGAACGAGCTGGGGTGAAGTTTAAGGATGCAGAACTGATTGGTATTCCCTTCCGGGTTGTCACAGGGAAATCCCTCAAGGATGGCAAGGTGGAAGTGGTGCGCCGCAAAGAAGGCGATCGCCAAGATCTTGATCTCGATGCTGTGGTTGCGACCTTAAAAAATTGGGTCGAAGCCGCAGGCCAGTAA